One genomic segment of Borrelia coriaceae includes these proteins:
- the uppS gene encoding polyprenyl diphosphate synthase yields the protein MSSNSFPMHVGIIMDGNRRWALKRGLSFFEGHKEGLKRAKEIVKHSLKLGIKYLSLYVFSTENWNRTESEIEYLMFLISDYLSSEFKFYSTNNIKILVSGDIESLSEKVKGSIIEAINFTKNFDGLVLNLAINYGGRDEIVRATKKILESSLRFEDLDEIVFSKFLDNAELCDLDLLIRTGGDMRVSNFLLWRIAYCEFVFSSVLWPEYSVAHYGRDLECFKNRKRNFGR from the coding sequence ATGAGTAGTAATTCCTTTCCAATGCATGTTGGAATCATCATGGATGGAAATAGAAGGTGGGCTTTAAAAAGAGGTCTATCATTTTTTGAAGGGCACAAAGAGGGTTTAAAGAGAGCCAAGGAAATAGTTAAGCATTCTCTTAAATTAGGTATAAAATATTTGTCTCTTTATGTTTTTTCTACAGAAAATTGGAATAGGACAGAGTCTGAGATAGAATATTTGATGTTTTTGATTTCCGATTATTTGAGTTCTGAGTTTAAGTTTTATAGTACAAATAATATAAAAATATTAGTATCAGGAGATATTGAATCTTTAAGTGAGAAAGTCAAAGGTTCAATTATTGAGGCTATTAATTTCACAAAAAATTTTGATGGACTTGTGTTGAATTTAGCCATTAATTATGGTGGTCGAGATGAAATAGTTAGGGCTACTAAAAAAATTTTGGAAAGTAGTTTACGATTTGAAGATTTAGACGAGATTGTATTTTCTAAATTTTTAGATAATGCGGAACTTTGTGATCTTGATCTTTTAATTCGTACTGGTGGAGATATGAGAGTAAGTAATTTTCTTTTATGGAGGATTGCTTATTGTGAATTTGTTTTTTCAAGTGTCTTATGGCCAGAGTATTCTGTTGCTCATTATGGTAGGGACTTGGAGTGTTTTAAGAATAGGAAGAGAAATTTTGGGAGATAA
- a CDS encoding 30S ribosomal protein S1: MENQEDLQENYLKVLEKVELGSSVSGVVVNIMKDYVLVDIGYKSEGFIKGDEFETIPNIGDKIDAIVTKVGGELGLVLSVAKLDSLNLQDKIDEYIANKKVLKGKVLVELSSGYKVQINENVTGFMPFYLSSKFRDEKLKRGSIVEFYIVQADKTDGLRLILDRKTLEREREFLKKKELVSSYSEGDIVDGVVERITDYSAIIKIKNLVVGILHKRNIAFNRVESIEDFIRVGDKLRLKVIKLNVDAVKMELSLKALKANPWDSVESRYKVDSIVKGKIVKILPFGAVVELDSEISGFLHISNFSWVRVIKSPQELVKVGQIVEVKILEIDKESQKISLGIKQVNGNPWTNLAQRCSVGTVVQGVVKNITRTGAFVSIEEGIDAYISKFDISWVDEVNPEEYFELGSSISGKVIEFDAKRQNIRLGIKQLEENPWDDFSKSYKKGDTLEVEIVEKKSKGLQVRVYGRIMGFISKIQLGDTKESSLETFENLNVGDKLKVIITNIDFKNKLVLLSYRAYKDQKSSEEISSYLFKEDDEESYKPFASLLKRNSDV; encoded by the coding sequence ATGGAAAATCAAGAAGATTTGCAAGAAAATTATCTAAAGGTTCTTGAAAAAGTAGAGCTTGGTAGTAGTGTTTCTGGTGTTGTTGTAAATATCATGAAAGATTATGTGCTTGTAGATATTGGTTATAAATCTGAAGGTTTTATTAAAGGCGATGAATTTGAAACCATTCCAAATATTGGAGATAAAATTGATGCAATAGTTACAAAAGTAGGCGGAGAATTGGGATTAGTTCTTAGTGTTGCAAAGCTTGATTCTCTTAATCTGCAAGATAAAATTGATGAATATATTGCAAATAAAAAGGTGCTTAAAGGCAAGGTTTTAGTTGAACTTTCAAGTGGCTATAAAGTCCAAATTAATGAAAATGTTACCGGGTTCATGCCGTTTTATTTGAGCTCTAAATTTAGGGATGAGAAATTGAAAAGAGGCTCAATAGTTGAGTTTTATATTGTTCAGGCAGATAAAACCGATGGTCTTAGACTTATTCTTGATAGAAAAACTTTAGAGCGTGAGAGAGAGTTTTTAAAGAAAAAAGAACTTGTTAGTTCTTATAGCGAGGGAGATATAGTTGATGGTGTTGTTGAGAGAATTACAGATTATAGTGCTATTATAAAGATTAAAAATCTTGTTGTAGGTATATTGCATAAAAGGAATATTGCATTTAATCGTGTTGAGAGTATTGAAGATTTTATTCGTGTTGGTGATAAGTTAAGATTGAAAGTCATAAAGTTAAATGTAGATGCGGTAAAAATGGAGTTATCTCTTAAAGCTTTAAAGGCAAATCCTTGGGATTCTGTTGAGTCGAGGTATAAAGTTGACAGTATTGTAAAGGGCAAAATTGTTAAAATATTACCCTTTGGTGCTGTGGTTGAGCTTGATAGTGAGATATCAGGGTTTCTTCATATAAGTAATTTTTCTTGGGTAAGGGTTATAAAAAGTCCTCAAGAATTAGTTAAGGTTGGTCAAATCGTAGAAGTTAAGATTTTGGAGATAGACAAAGAAAGTCAAAAAATATCTTTAGGTATTAAGCAAGTTAATGGGAATCCATGGACCAATTTGGCTCAAAGATGTTCTGTAGGTACGGTTGTGCAAGGTGTTGTTAAAAATATTACAAGAACTGGTGCTTTTGTGAGCATTGAAGAAGGCATAGATGCATATATTAGTAAATTTGATATTTCTTGGGTTGATGAAGTTAATCCTGAGGAATACTTTGAATTAGGAAGTTCAATTAGTGGGAAAGTGATTGAGTTTGATGCAAAGAGGCAAAATATTAGGTTAGGAATTAAACAGTTAGAAGAAAATCCTTGGGATGATTTTTCTAAGAGTTATAAAAAAGGTGATACTCTTGAAGTTGAAATTGTAGAGAAAAAATCAAAAGGACTTCAGGTGAGAGTTTATGGTAGGATAATGGGATTTATTAGTAAAATTCAACTTGGAGATACAAAAGAGTCCAGTTTGGAAACTTTTGAGAATTTGAACGTTGGAGACAAGCTTAAGGTTATAATTACCAATATTGACTTTAAAAATAAGTTGGTTTTGCTTTCTTACAGGGCATATAAGGATCAAAAATCAAGCGAAGAGATTTCTTCTTATTTGTTTAAAGAAGATGATGAAGAATCTTATAAGCCGTTTGCAAGTCTGTTAAAGAGGAATTCCGATGTTTAA
- a CDS encoding Maf family protein, with amino-acid sequence MIYKENFEIALVSGSLARAEFLEALKINFLSFSVDVDEDLLMKSGEAGITKKIATLKLTNAIEKYGKDKCLITVDTLLKNDSVYVGKISDETEAFGKIMGYSNKLVEVETSFCIFIPKKEKIIKACEVSFIKFRELTPNIVYHYIELGHWKDKAGGISLKNGVADILIEYINGSYSNIIGLPIGLFYDILIRENVISTM; translated from the coding sequence ATGATTTATAAGGAAAATTTTGAAATTGCACTTGTATCAGGTTCTCTTGCTAGGGCTGAGTTTTTGGAGGCTTTAAAAATTAATTTTCTTTCTTTTAGTGTTGATGTTGATGAAGATTTGTTAATGAAATCAGGTGAGGCTGGTATTACAAAGAAAATAGCTACGCTTAAGCTTACTAATGCTATTGAGAAATATGGTAAGGATAAATGTTTAATTACTGTTGATACTCTTTTAAAGAATGATTCGGTGTATGTTGGTAAAATAAGTGATGAAACGGAAGCTTTTGGTAAGATAATGGGGTATAGTAATAAGCTTGTAGAGGTTGAGACTAGTTTTTGTATATTTATTCCCAAAAAAGAAAAAATAATTAAGGCCTGTGAGGTTTCGTTTATTAAATTTAGGGAACTAACACCAAATATTGTTTATCATTATATTGAACTTGGGCATTGGAAAGATAAAGCTGGGGGTATAAGTCTTAAGAATGGTGTTGCAGATATTTTGATTGAATATATTAATGGTAGTTATTCAAACATAATAGGCTTACCAATTGGTTTGTTTTATGATATTCTTATTAGAGAAAACGTAATTTCCACTATGTAA
- a CDS encoding pseudouridine synthase: MTNLNSKGLRVHVFLAEKGIGSRRFCENLIRKNLVKINGSLAKLGDKVSLGDRVECRGQIFVFRDFKVESKIYVALHKPKNYLCSNFDPEGRKLAISLVQPLFKERLFSIGRLDFKTSGLLLFTNDGQFANSIVHPKSEVEKEYIVESKKAFNEDLLINFKHGIEIERELFKLKSYVMLGNHSVKLVLTEGKNREIRKVFLSKNIFLKKVHRIRIGNIKLDNLKEGQIKVLSLSKINRFKTRLLGAY; the protein is encoded by the coding sequence TTGACAAATCTAAACAGCAAGGGTCTTAGGGTTCATGTTTTTTTGGCAGAAAAAGGTATAGGATCTAGGAGGTTTTGTGAGAATCTTATAAGAAAAAATCTTGTCAAAATAAATGGTAGTCTTGCAAAGCTTGGAGATAAAGTGTCTTTAGGTGATAGAGTAGAGTGTAGAGGGCAGATATTTGTTTTTAGGGACTTTAAAGTTGAAAGTAAAATTTATGTAGCTCTTCATAAACCTAAGAATTATTTGTGTTCCAATTTTGATCCAGAAGGGAGGAAGTTGGCAATATCTTTGGTACAGCCTTTGTTTAAAGAACGTTTGTTTTCAATTGGTAGACTTGATTTTAAAACCTCTGGACTTTTACTTTTTACTAATGATGGTCAGTTTGCAAATAGTATTGTTCATCCAAAAAGTGAGGTTGAGAAGGAATATATTGTTGAATCAAAAAAGGCTTTTAATGAAGATTTGCTTATTAATTTTAAACATGGAATAGAAATAGAAAGGGAGCTTTTTAAGTTAAAATCTTACGTCATGCTTGGTAATCATTCTGTTAAGTTAGTTTTAACGGAAGGTAAAAATAGGGAGATTCGAAAAGTTTTTTTAAGTAAAAATATTTTTTTAAAAAAAGTTCATAGAATTAGAATAGGTAATATTAAATTAGATAATTTAAAAGAAGGACAAATTAAAGTTTTGTCTCTATCTAAAATTAATAGATTCAAGACACGGCTTTTGGGGGCATATTAG
- the frr gene encoding ribosome recycling factor codes for MEEYKTLLDEKMNKVLLSLESEYKTLRTGRISSSLFDKVLVDYYGEKTPLTRVANISIPEARLIVIQPWDKSLLSKIEQAILNSDLSMNPSSDGAVLRIKVPVLTMERRKEIVKQAKKIAEEHKVAARNVRQELNSKAKKQEKDSQITEDDLRSILDDIQRDTNSYIKKIDEILDLKTKEIMEI; via the coding sequence ATGGAGGAATATAAGACTTTATTGGATGAAAAGATGAATAAAGTTCTTTTATCTCTTGAGAGTGAATATAAAACTTTAAGAACGGGTAGAATAAGTAGCTCTCTTTTTGATAAAGTATTAGTTGATTATTATGGGGAAAAAACTCCCTTAACTAGAGTTGCCAATATTAGTATCCCTGAGGCAAGGCTTATTGTAATTCAACCTTGGGATAAAAGTTTGTTATCTAAAATAGAGCAAGCTATACTTAATTCAGATCTTTCTATGAATCCTTCAAGCGATGGGGCAGTTCTTAGGATTAAGGTTCCTGTATTAACTATGGAGCGACGTAAAGAAATAGTAAAACAGGCAAAAAAGATAGCTGAGGAACATAAAGTTGCGGCTAGAAATGTAAGACAGGAATTAAATAGTAAGGCTAAAAAGCAAGAGAAAGATTCTCAGATTACTGAAGATGATTTGAGAAGTATTTTAGATGATATTCAAAGAGATACTAATTCTTATATTAAGAAAATAGATGAGATTTTAGATTTAAAAACAAAAGAAATAATGGAAATTTAA
- the cmk gene encoding (d)CMP kinase, with protein MIIAIDGPSASGKSSVAKSLGIRLGFKVISSGYFYRIITLIAQRFTLNEYDLLSESKVLELVSQNDIKFNGVDFLLNGTNVISYIFNEKIDFQVSLYSSYMGIRNIVNKKLREIVKLKDDNYIIEGRDITTVVFPEAKVKIYLDASVKVRALRRYTQRSKGITLNELEQALERRDEIDQNREYGKLKLVKEVFYIDTSYKCLDNVCDIIIKTFNLKKK; from the coding sequence GTGATAATAGCGATTGACGGTCCTTCAGCTTCGGGAAAAAGCTCGGTTGCAAAATCGTTAGGGATTCGATTAGGTTTTAAGGTTATTAGTTCTGGTTATTTTTATAGAATAATAACCTTAATTGCTCAAAGATTTACTTTAAATGAATATGATTTACTTAGTGAGAGCAAGGTTTTGGAACTTGTATCACAAAATGATATTAAATTTAATGGTGTTGATTTTTTGCTTAATGGTACAAATGTTATAAGTTATATTTTTAATGAAAAAATAGATTTTCAAGTTTCTCTTTATTCTTCTTATATGGGTATTAGGAATATTGTTAATAAAAAATTAAGAGAAATAGTTAAATTAAAGGATGATAATTATATAATAGAGGGTAGAGATATTACTACTGTAGTATTTCCGGAAGCTAAAGTTAAGATATATCTTGATGCTTCTGTTAAAGTGCGTGCTTTAAGACGATATACTCAAAGAAGTAAGGGTATAACTTTAAATGAGTTAGAGCAAGCACTAGAGAGACGAGATGAGATTGATCAAAATAGAGAGTATGGTAAATTGAAATTGGTTAAGGAAGTGTTTTATATTGATACAAGTTATAAATGCTTAGATAATGTATGTGATATTATCATAAAGACGTTTAATTTGAAAAAAAAGTGA
- the tsf gene encoding translation elongation factor Ts, with the protein MSISPQEVKKLRDATGAGFGDCKKALDAVGGDFELAKKKLREMGIASADKRSGRDAKEGRVFSYVNKERVGLLLISCETDFVAMNSDFVTFGNCLVKQLVEGGKDSLDEQQELEIKNLAATIKENIHVNKIYISNVASNEIVKTYLHGEQSKIGVFIKLRVDDVSKIEDESLNNFAMDLALHVAAFAPIYLSVGDVCPNYLKEQEEVFIKQLEASGKPENVIKGIVSGKLKKHLGEIALLEQGFVKDDKFTVKEKIEAVSQSILTKIEIIDFRYLSVG; encoded by the coding sequence ATGAGTATTAGTCCTCAAGAAGTTAAAAAGCTCAGAGATGCCACTGGAGCTGGATTTGGTGATTGTAAGAAGGCATTAGATGCTGTTGGTGGTGATTTTGAATTAGCTAAAAAAAAACTTAGGGAAATGGGTATTGCATCTGCTGATAAGAGAAGTGGTAGGGATGCTAAGGAAGGGCGAGTATTCTCTTATGTAAATAAAGAGAGAGTAGGTCTTTTGCTTATTTCATGTGAAACAGATTTTGTTGCTATGAATAGTGATTTTGTAACTTTTGGTAATTGTTTGGTAAAACAATTGGTTGAAGGTGGCAAAGATTCTTTAGATGAGCAACAAGAACTTGAGATTAAAAATTTAGCAGCTACAATCAAAGAAAATATTCATGTAAATAAGATTTATATTTCAAATGTTGCATCTAATGAAATTGTAAAAACTTATCTTCATGGAGAGCAATCCAAGATAGGTGTATTTATTAAGTTAAGGGTAGATGATGTTTCAAAGATAGAAGATGAGAGCTTAAATAATTTTGCAATGGATTTGGCTTTACATGTAGCAGCTTTTGCTCCGATTTATTTAAGTGTTGGTGATGTTTGTCCTAATTATCTTAAAGAGCAAGAAGAAGTGTTTATAAAGCAGCTGGAAGCTAGTGGAAAGCCTGAAAATGTAATTAAAGGAATAGTATCTGGAAAACTTAAAAAGCATTTAGGAGAGATTGCTCTTTTGGAGCAAGGATTTGTAAAGGATGATAAATTTACTGTTAAAGAAAAGATTGAGGCAGTGTCCCAATCAATTTTAACCAAAATCGAAATAATAGATTTTAGATATTTAAGTGTTGGTTGA
- the rpsB gene encoding 30S ribosomal protein S2: MAVITMKSLLEAGVHFGHQVKRLDPRMKRFIFSERNEIHILDLQKTLQGIKDSYELVQSVIKSGKKVLFVGTKKQASEIIEQEARRSDMPYVNNRWLGGMLSNFDTIKKSVQKLKKLEKMEVDGTFEMISKKEVSQLNREKLKLAKNLTGVKDMEELPGAVFIIDPKREQIVINEARKLGIPIISVVDTNCNPDVIDCPIPGNDDAIRSVALFTKIISDAILESDKEVGIQIVENLNEEDLMSEIEVKNEKKNYKDV; this comes from the coding sequence TTGGCAGTTATTACTATGAAAAGTCTTTTAGAGGCTGGGGTTCATTTTGGACATCAGGTAAAAAGACTTGATCCAAGGATGAAAAGGTTTATCTTTTCAGAGAGAAATGAAATACATATATTAGACTTGCAAAAAACTTTGCAAGGTATTAAAGATTCTTACGAACTTGTTCAAAGTGTTATAAAGAGTGGTAAAAAGGTCTTATTTGTTGGTACTAAAAAGCAAGCAAGCGAAATAATTGAACAAGAAGCCCGAAGAAGTGATATGCCTTATGTTAACAATAGATGGCTTGGTGGAATGCTTTCAAATTTTGATACTATTAAAAAATCAGTTCAGAAATTAAAAAAATTAGAAAAAATGGAAGTTGATGGAACTTTTGAGATGATTAGTAAAAAGGAAGTTTCTCAGCTTAATCGTGAAAAGTTGAAATTAGCTAAAAATTTGACGGGAGTTAAAGATATGGAGGAGCTTCCTGGTGCTGTTTTCATTATTGATCCTAAAAGAGAGCAAATAGTGATTAATGAGGCTAGAAAGCTTGGTATTCCTATTATTTCAGTTGTTGATACAAATTGTAATCCAGATGTAATTGATTGTCCAATTCCTGGAAATGATGATGCAATTCGTTCTGTTGCTTTATTTACTAAGATAATATCTGATGCTATCTTGGAGAGTGATAAAGAGGTTGGAATTCAAATTGTTGAAAATTTGAATGAAGAAGACTTAATGAGTGAAATTGAAGTAAAGAATGAAAAAAAGAATTATAAGGATGTATAA
- the greA gene encoding transcription elongation factor GreA, which translates to MSNITIERLDNILQEDKWTRIVVNNYSLAKIKELDELIDSIISENLTEEALDICGKHLKDVKKSIAGLYISGMLIYSRRPLNDMSLLTVVDLFSQNLKWSLVEHICHKMLLTSENKHALYTLAKIYAQNNENDKLPNIWMRIVEADIDDTVCVRQLATHYENIDLQKSIYFFRKAIYRFIDKKQMSGIREIWSKLIKHVSDDFDSFLLILQKVEKELGFKKVVVLYEDLYEHYSVSENIDETIEILKGILKLDNKNQKAREKLVIFLREKYKEVKNIEEYLEKSDIENLDKNFVDVYSDFEKYLFFAKGNFVYHQTWFVGIVKDVNEQGIIVDFVSKRGHFISFDMAISALSPLTKEDIRVLKAIKPKEELVENLKRDVEWALKIIIKSYKSIDLKGIKRELVPSLMTQGAWNAWSVKAKQILRDNPHFVMASGKADCYIYNEKASNFNDKIYDKFKLEKDFYKRYEIFTHYCTAGGVVKDLHVAEEMLNYFLIYVNNFAKVDHYVISSYVILKSLKNPESGVSFKVNIEKDINLEVLLSEYSKDIVDLFDSVVNAEIKKELVFLIKEELVNWVAYYKQLFPCYVNKKLIDSLYKEDIKETEQLFNYVIKNYKIYKDAYIWILKHYTSYSLNLDYSDSELLISLIKILTDSVIKINNKNNSVANKRIYKMVINLLIKDKYLSFVLSNVMDEELAKRIYMTCFYIRDFPAKDLLHIKTAIRSVFVDLEFEDEKMQFSGDKVEVGFLTILSSLSKKQKELQYLKDVEIPENSKEIGKARELGDLKENAEYHSAKERQQFLTKRLNSLMLEIDIAKVVDTKELQSSVVGFGTKVTMVNKDTKKEESYLIFGPWESNPDEGIISYKSPFGENLLDAKEGDNLDFVINDTHFQYYVKKIEPAKIN; encoded by the coding sequence ATGTCTAATATTACTATAGAAAGATTAGATAATATCTTGCAGGAGGATAAATGGACAAGGATAGTTGTTAATAATTATTCTCTTGCCAAGATAAAGGAGTTGGATGAGTTAATAGATAGTATAATTTCTGAAAATTTAACAGAAGAAGCTTTGGATATTTGTGGAAAACATTTAAAGGATGTAAAAAAAAGTATTGCTGGTCTTTATATATCAGGTATGCTTATATATAGTAGAAGGCCGCTTAATGATATGAGTTTACTTACGGTTGTAGATTTATTTTCACAAAATTTAAAGTGGTCTCTTGTTGAACATATATGTCATAAGATGCTTTTGACTTCTGAAAATAAGCATGCACTTTATACACTTGCAAAGATATATGCACAGAATAATGAAAATGATAAACTTCCAAATATTTGGATGCGAATTGTTGAAGCTGATATTGATGATACTGTATGTGTAAGGCAACTTGCTACTCATTATGAGAATATTGATTTGCAAAAATCAATATATTTTTTTAGAAAGGCCATTTACCGTTTTATTGATAAAAAACAAATGTCAGGCATTCGAGAAATATGGTCTAAGTTAATCAAACATGTTTCTGATGATTTTGATTCTTTTCTTCTTATACTTCAGAAAGTTGAGAAAGAACTCGGATTTAAAAAGGTTGTTGTTCTTTATGAGGATTTATATGAGCATTATTCTGTAAGTGAAAATATTGATGAAACAATAGAAATTTTGAAGGGGATTTTGAAGCTTGACAATAAAAATCAGAAAGCGAGAGAAAAATTAGTTATTTTTTTGAGAGAAAAATATAAAGAAGTTAAAAATATTGAAGAATATCTTGAAAAGTCTGATATTGAAAATTTGGATAAAAATTTTGTTGATGTTTATTCCGATTTTGAGAAATATCTATTTTTTGCTAAGGGTAATTTTGTATATCATCAAACCTGGTTTGTAGGAATAGTTAAAGATGTAAATGAACAAGGTATTATAGTCGATTTTGTTTCTAAACGAGGACATTTTATTAGTTTTGATATGGCTATTTCTGCTCTGTCTCCTCTTACAAAAGAAGATATTCGAGTGTTAAAGGCTATCAAGCCCAAAGAAGAGCTTGTAGAGAATCTAAAAAGAGATGTTGAATGGGCTTTAAAGATAATTATTAAAAGCTATAAGTCAATTGATCTTAAGGGGATAAAAAGAGAACTTGTTCCGAGTTTAATGACTCAGGGTGCGTGGAATGCGTGGAGCGTAAAAGCCAAGCAAATTTTAAGGGATAATCCTCATTTTGTTATGGCATCCGGCAAAGCTGATTGTTATATATATAATGAGAAAGCTTCTAATTTTAATGACAAGATTTATGATAAATTTAAATTAGAAAAAGATTTTTATAAGAGATATGAAATTTTTACGCATTATTGTACTGCTGGTGGTGTTGTAAAAGATTTACATGTTGCAGAAGAAATGCTTAATTATTTTTTGATTTATGTTAATAATTTTGCAAAAGTTGATCATTATGTTATAAGTTCTTATGTAATACTTAAGTCTTTGAAGAATCCTGAGAGTGGGGTTTCCTTTAAGGTTAATATTGAAAAAGATATTAATTTAGAAGTTCTCTTAAGTGAATATTCCAAAGATATAGTTGATCTTTTTGATTCAGTCGTAAATGCAGAAATTAAAAAGGAGTTAGTTTTCTTAATCAAGGAAGAATTAGTTAATTGGGTTGCTTATTATAAACAGCTTTTTCCTTGTTATGTTAATAAAAAATTGATAGATTCGCTTTACAAGGAAGATATAAAAGAAACCGAGCAGCTTTTTAATTATGTGATAAAGAATTATAAAATTTATAAAGACGCTTATATTTGGATTTTAAAGCATTACACTTCGTATTCACTCAATTTAGATTATTCTGATTCAGAGTTATTGATAAGTTTGATCAAGATTTTAACAGACAGTGTTATTAAGATTAATAATAAGAATAATTCTGTTGCTAACAAGAGAATTTATAAGATGGTAATTAATCTTTTAATTAAGGATAAATATCTCAGTTTTGTTTTAAGTAATGTTATGGATGAGGAGCTTGCCAAGAGGATATATATGACTTGTTTTTATATAAGAGATTTTCCAGCAAAGGATCTCTTACATATTAAAACTGCAATAAGATCTGTTTTTGTTGATCTTGAATTTGAAGATGAAAAAATGCAATTTTCAGGAGATAAAGTTGAAGTAGGATTCTTGACGATTTTAAGTTCTCTTAGTAAAAAGCAGAAGGAATTACAGTACTTAAAGGATGTAGAGATTCCAGAAAATTCTAAAGAAATTGGTAAGGCCCGTGAACTTGGTGATTTAAAAGAAAATGCGGAATATCATTCTGCAAAGGAGAGACAGCAATTTTTAACAAAGAGATTGAATTCTCTTATGTTAGAGATAGATATTGCAAAAGTTGTTGATACTAAAGAACTTCAAAGCTCTGTTGTTGGATTTGGGACAAAGGTTACTATGGTGAATAAGGATACAAAAAAGGAAGAGTCTTATTTGATTTTTGGACCTTGGGAATCAAATCCTGATGAGGGTATTATATCTTATAAATCTCCTTTTGGAGAAAATTTGTTAGATGCAAAAGAAGGTGATAATCTTGATTTTGTAATAAATGATACTCATTTCCAATATTATGTTAAAAAGATAGAACCTGCCAAAATTAATTAA
- the recA gene encoding recombinase RecA, with the protein MSKSKDKIDDSSLNDRLNKEKAIELVRIQIEKDFGKGSLIKMGESPVGKGIESISSGSILLDEAIGVGGYPRGRIIEIFGPESSGKTTLTLQAIAEVQKNGGIAAFIDAEHALEPVYARALGVNIDELWLSQPDTGEQALEIAEYLIRSGGVDLIVVDSVAALTPQVEIDGEMGDFQIGLQARLMSKALRKITGILSKSKTCIMFINQLRMKIGIMFGNPETTTGGNALKFYSSLRLEVRKIEQVTGHSADDIVGNKVRVKVVKNKVAPPFRKIELVIYFGKGILREASILDAAIKYNLVQKAGAWYAIGDDKLGQGRESAINYLVKEKELADALEIKLRKIIFEGFNSEPLEIGTLNFKKDKE; encoded by the coding sequence ATGTCTAAGTCAAAAGATAAAATAGATGATTCTTCTTTAAATGACAGATTAAATAAAGAAAAGGCTATTGAGCTTGTTAGAATTCAAATAGAGAAGGATTTTGGTAAAGGAAGTCTGATTAAGATGGGGGAGTCTCCTGTGGGGAAAGGAATAGAGAGCATATCTAGTGGCTCCATTTTACTTGATGAAGCAATTGGTGTTGGGGGATATCCAAGGGGAAGGATAATAGAAATTTTTGGTCCTGAATCTTCTGGTAAGACTACTTTAACTCTTCAAGCTATTGCAGAGGTTCAAAAAAATGGTGGTATAGCAGCTTTTATTGATGCTGAGCATGCTCTTGAACCTGTTTATGCGAGAGCTTTGGGTGTGAATATTGATGAACTTTGGCTTAGTCAACCTGATACAGGAGAACAAGCTCTTGAGATTGCTGAATATTTAATTAGAAGTGGTGGGGTTGATTTAATTGTTGTTGATTCTGTTGCAGCTTTAACACCACAGGTAGAGATTGATGGAGAGATGGGTGATTTTCAGATTGGGCTTCAAGCTAGATTAATGAGCAAAGCTTTAAGGAAGATTACGGGTATACTCTCAAAATCTAAAACTTGTATTATGTTTATTAATCAATTAAGAATGAAAATTGGTATAATGTTTGGTAATCCAGAGACTACTACTGGAGGAAATGCTTTAAAATTTTATTCTTCTCTTCGTCTTGAAGTTAGGAAAATTGAACAGGTAACGGGCCATTCTGCAGATGATATTGTTGGTAATAAGGTAAGAGTGAAGGTTGTAAAAAATAAAGTAGCACCTCCTTTTCGTAAAATAGAGCTTGTTATTTATTTTGGTAAAGGTATTTTGCGTGAGGCTAGTATATTAGATGCTGCAATTAAGTATAATTTAGTACAAAAAGCAGGTGCATGGTATGCTATTGGAGATGATAAGTTAGGGCAAGGTAGAGAGAGTGCAATTAATTATCTCGTTAAAGAAAAAGAACTTGCCGATGCACTTGAAATTAAGCTTAGAAAGATAATTTTTGAAGGCTTTAATTCTGAGCCTCTTGAAATTGGTACACTTAATTTTAAAAAAGATAAAGAATAA